DNA from Kitasatospora acidiphila:
GCCTGGCCCGACCAGTCGCGGGTGCCGCTGTTCCACAGCTTGGTGGTGAGGAACAGCTCCTCGCGGGGGACGCCGGCCTGCCGGATGCCCTCGCCGGTGCCGGCCTCGTTCTCGTAGATCGCGGCGGTGTCGATGCTGCGGTAGCCGGCCTCGATCGCGGTGCGCACCGCGGCGGCCGCCTCCTCGTCCGGAACCTGCCAGACGCCGAAGCCGAGCTGCGGGATGACCACGCCGTTGTTCAGGGTGATGCCGGGGATGCTGCTCACGAAGGTTTCGCGCCTCTCGTCCTGGTTCGGTGGTTTCGTTCAGTGAACCAATGAGATGGCCGTGATGTTCCCGGGTACCGGACTGCGGGTCACCCGTCCAGGTGAGTCGGCGTCCTCCGAACGAGGGACGGGGTGGTGCTTCGGTCGATCTTCGTGGCACCAGGGCGCAGACTTGCGGTGTGACGAGGAATCCGGGCCGTCAGTTCGACGGCAGGAAGAAGAGCGACATCGCGGGCGTCCCGACCAGCATCGTGGTCGGTGTGGTGACGGCCCTGCTGGCGCTCTGGTTCCTGCTGGCCAACCTTGAGAGGGTGAAGATCCAGTTCTGGTTCTTCACGGTGACCGCGCCACTGTGGATCGCGCTCGCCGCGACGCTGCTGATCGGCGGCGTGCTCGGCTGGGTGCTCAAGGGGCGGCGCGAGAACCGGTAGGGGCCGGACGAGGGGAGGGGGCCGGGTGACCAGCGCACCGTTCACCCCGCTGATCGAACTCAGCGGGGTCAACAAGCATTTCGGTGAACTGCACGTGCTGCAGGACATCGACCTCACGGTGGGCCGCGGCGAGGTGGTGGTGGTCATCGGCCCGTCCGGCTCCGGCAAGTCCACGCTGTGCCGGGCGATCAACCGGCTGGAGCCGATCGAGAGCGGCACCATCACCATCGACGGCCGGCCGCTGCCGGCCGAGGGCAAGGGGCTGGCCCGGTTGCGAGCCGAGGTCGGCATGGTCTTCCAGTCCTTCAACCTGTTCGCCCACAAGACGGTGCTGGAGAACGTGACGCTGGCCCAGCTGAAGGTCCGCAAGCGGGCGAAGGACGAGGCCGAGACCCGGGGCCGGGTGCTGCTGGAGCGGGTCGGCCTGCTGGCGCACGCCGACAAGTACCCGGCCCAGCTCTCCGGCGGCCAGCAGCAGCGGGTGGCGATCGCCCGGGCGTTGGCGATGGATCCCAAGGCGCTGCTCTTCGACGAGCCCACCTCCGCGCTCGACCCGGAGATGATCACCGAAGTGCTGGACGTGATGCGCTCGCTGGCCGCGGAGGGGATGACCATGGTGGTGGTCACCCATGAGATGGGCTTCGCCCGGGCCTCCGCCAACCGGGTGGTCTTCATGGCGGACGGCCGGATCGTCGAGGACCGGGCTCCCGAGGAGTTCTTCGCCCGCCCGGAGAGCGAGCGGGCCCGCGACTTCCTCTCCAAGATCCTCAAGCACTGAGGGGGCGACAGGTGCGCCGTCTGCTGCTGCTCCCGGTCACCGTGCGCCGTCTGCTGCTCCCGGTCGCCGCGCTGCTGCTGGCTGCCCCGCTGACCGCCTGCGGCAAGGACGGCACCCCGCCGACCAAGGGGCCCAAGCCCGGTTCGCTGCCCAGCTACCCGGTCGCCGCCGCGGTCGGCACCGCCGGCTCACCCACCCTGGCCGCCGCCAGGGCCCGCGGCCACCTGGTGGTCGGCGCCAAGGAGGACCAGCCCTACCTGGGCGAGAAGGACCCGGCCAGCGGCGTCTACTCCGGCTTCGACATCGAGATCGCCAAGATGGCCGCCGCCTCGCTGGGCTTTCGCGGCGACCAGGTGCAGTTCAAGACCATCGCCTCGGCCAACCGGGAGACCTCGCTGCAGAACGGCCAGGTCGACTACTACGTCGGCACCTACACCATCAACGACAACCGCAAGAAGCTGGTCGGGTTCGCCGGGCCGTACTTCGTCGCGGGGCAGGGCCTGCTGGTGCGCAAGCACGAGAGCGGGATCAACGGGCCGCAGGACCTGGCCGGCCGGACGGTCTGCTCGGCGGCCGGCTCCACCCCTACCAGCGGATCCAGCAGCACTACCCGAAGGCCAAGTTGGTCGGCTACGACACCTACTCCGCCTGCGTCGACAATCTGATCACCGGCCAGGTGGACGCCGTCACCACCGACAACGCCATCCTGCAGGGGTACGCCGCCAAGGCGCCGGACGAGCTGAAGCTGGTCGGCCAGCCCTTCTCCACCGAGCCCTACGGCATCGGCAGCCCGCGCGGCGACACGGTGCTGCGCAACCTGCTGAACGACGCGATCGCGCAGCACGAGCAGAACGGCGACTGGAAGAAGGCCTACGACGCCACCCTGG
Protein-coding regions in this window:
- a CDS encoding LapA family protein, whose translation is MTRNPGRQFDGRKKSDIAGVPTSIVVGVVTALLALWFLLANLERVKIQFWFFTVTAPLWIALAATLLIGGVLGWVLKGRRENR
- a CDS encoding amino acid ABC transporter ATP-binding protein, giving the protein MIELSGVNKHFGELHVLQDIDLTVGRGEVVVVIGPSGSGKSTLCRAINRLEPIESGTITIDGRPLPAEGKGLARLRAEVGMVFQSFNLFAHKTVLENVTLAQLKVRKRAKDEAETRGRVLLERVGLLAHADKYPAQLSGGQQQRVAIARALAMDPKALLFDEPTSALDPEMITEVLDVMRSLAAEGMTMVVVTHEMGFARASANRVVFMADGRIVEDRAPEEFFARPESERARDFLSKILKH